In Synechococcus sp. CB0101, a genomic segment contains:
- the ftsY gene encoding signal recognition particle-docking protein FtsY: MVYDWFNRSAAPQNPEEPQPEQPAQPPAAEEQPAASAPTAAAPPAVGAVDQDALEWARQAYARLKAQQEAEKQAAAAPIAASPSAPAVAPSEPVAAQEAVQSEQPVQVEAPVAPAPVAEPEPPAAAVTPVQKSVQTVQNLEYSAVDEPQSPEPQPAAGLSLLEQAAAQRAQRQQELLERAIDAPAPSSSAASTAPAPAAAPAEADEAAPELGAFDDDFTWSAEVLAAQGRNLDDISLEEIDWLGRLRRGMEKTRRGFVTQLLDNLGDDPLTPEVLDDLESLLLRADVGVQATDQVLEALRKRLNEEVVEPAEGIRFLKEQLKGLLDAPIQASGAQLLAPERGRLNVWLMVGVNGVGKTTTLGKLANLAVRSGYSCLIAAADTFRAAAVQQVAVWGERSGVTVVSNPSANADPAAVVFDAIGAAQAKGTDLVLVDTAGRLQTKHNLMEELSKVRRIVDKLAPDALVQSLLVLDASQGQNGLKQAMAFAQAAGLTGVVITKLDGSSRGGVALAVASEAGLPIRFIGAGEGIRDLRPFNSFEFVEALLAK; encoded by the coding sequence ATGGTGTACGACTGGTTCAATCGCAGCGCGGCCCCTCAGAACCCTGAGGAGCCCCAGCCGGAACAACCCGCGCAGCCGCCTGCGGCTGAAGAGCAACCGGCTGCATCGGCTCCCACTGCTGCTGCGCCACCAGCGGTGGGTGCCGTTGATCAAGACGCCCTCGAGTGGGCCCGCCAGGCCTACGCCCGCCTCAAGGCTCAGCAGGAAGCGGAGAAACAAGCAGCAGCGGCGCCTATTGCTGCGTCTCCATCTGCACCGGCCGTCGCTCCTTCCGAGCCGGTTGCAGCGCAAGAAGCGGTTCAGTCAGAACAGCCTGTCCAGGTGGAAGCGCCTGTCGCGCCGGCTCCAGTTGCCGAGCCTGAGCCTCCGGCTGCAGCCGTAACCCCAGTCCAGAAATCTGTACAGACTGTGCAGAACCTGGAGTATTCGGCGGTTGATGAACCGCAGTCACCGGAGCCCCAGCCCGCCGCCGGCCTCTCGTTGCTCGAGCAGGCCGCCGCCCAGCGTGCCCAGCGGCAACAGGAGCTGCTGGAGCGTGCGATTGATGCTCCCGCCCCGTCGTCGTCAGCCGCGTCAACCGCCCCGGCGCCGGCCGCTGCTCCTGCAGAAGCCGATGAGGCAGCCCCGGAGCTTGGGGCTTTTGACGACGACTTCACGTGGTCGGCCGAGGTGCTCGCCGCCCAGGGCCGCAACCTCGACGACATCTCCCTCGAGGAGATCGATTGGTTGGGCCGTCTGCGCCGCGGCATGGAGAAGACCCGCCGCGGCTTCGTCACCCAGCTGCTCGACAACCTCGGCGACGATCCCCTCACCCCCGAGGTGCTCGATGACCTCGAAAGCCTCTTGCTGCGGGCCGATGTGGGCGTGCAGGCTACCGATCAGGTGCTGGAGGCCCTGCGCAAACGTCTCAACGAAGAAGTGGTGGAGCCGGCCGAAGGCATTCGCTTCCTCAAAGAGCAACTCAAGGGGTTGCTCGATGCCCCGATCCAGGCCAGCGGTGCCCAGCTCCTGGCGCCCGAGCGCGGCCGCCTCAACGTGTGGCTGATGGTGGGTGTCAACGGGGTGGGCAAAACCACCACCCTCGGCAAGCTCGCCAACTTGGCCGTGCGCAGTGGCTACAGCTGCCTGATCGCCGCGGCCGACACCTTCCGCGCTGCCGCGGTGCAACAGGTGGCGGTGTGGGGTGAGCGCAGTGGCGTCACCGTGGTGTCGAACCCCTCGGCCAATGCCGATCCGGCCGCGGTGGTGTTTGACGCCATCGGTGCGGCCCAGGCCAAGGGCACCGATCTGGTGCTGGTGGACACCGCCGGGCGTCTGCAGACCAAGCACAACCTGATGGAGGAGCTCTCCAAGGTGCGCCGCATCGTCGACAAGCTGGCGCCCGATGCTCTGGTGCAGTCGTTACTGGTGCTCGATGCCAGCCAGGGGCAGAACGGACTGAAGCAGGCGATGGCCTTTGCCCAGGCCGCTGGTCTCACCGGCGTGGTGATCACCAAGCTCGATGGCAGTTCCCGTGGTGGTGTTGCCCTCGCGGTGGCTTCGGAAGCCGGTCTGCCGATTCGCTTCATCGGCGCTGGTGAAGGGATCCGCGATCTGCGTCCCTTCAACAGCTTCGAGTTTGTGGAAGCGCTGCTCGCGAAGTAG
- the nusB gene encoding transcription antitermination factor NusB, with product MQSRTVARELALLMLGQISDRQPAADMPLDALLQQAQASLSQHVREALDQAATDLQAAQQQLLDSELQDQGGTEELPKIRQHLQDGLAHAEQGLNRLSASLELPRLLMLSDQDEIRRGAVDRARAVLRSREDLDQRLDAVMEGWRLTRLPRIDRDILRLAAVDIEQFNTPAAVACNEAVELANRYSDEQGRRMINGVLRRFTSAG from the coding sequence ATGCAGAGCCGCACTGTTGCCCGTGAACTGGCCCTGCTGATGCTCGGCCAGATCAGTGATCGTCAGCCGGCGGCTGACATGCCCCTCGATGCGCTGCTGCAGCAGGCGCAGGCTTCGCTGAGCCAGCACGTGCGCGAAGCCCTCGATCAGGCCGCCACCGACCTCCAGGCTGCCCAGCAACAGCTGCTCGACAGCGAACTTCAGGATCAAGGCGGCACCGAGGAACTGCCCAAGATTCGCCAACACCTGCAAGACGGCCTCGCCCATGCCGAGCAGGGCCTCAACCGCCTCTCCGCCAGCCTCGAGTTGCCCCGGCTGCTGATGCTCTCCGATCAGGATGAAATCCGCCGCGGTGCTGTGGATCGTGCACGCGCCGTGTTGCGCAGCCGTGAGGATCTCGATCAGCGCCTGGATGCCGTGATGGAAGGCTGGCGCCTCACCCGCCTGCCTCGCATCGACCGCGACATCCTGCGCCTGGCCGCCGTCGACATCGAGCAGTTCAACACCCCTGCTGCCGTGGCCTGCAATGAAGCCGTGGAGCTGGCCAATCGCTACAGCGACGAACAGGGCCGCCGCATGATCAACGGCGTGCTGCGCCGCTTCACCAGCGCCGGCTGA
- a CDS encoding tetratricopeptide repeat protein, whose product MAARWLKVLAAAPLMLSALSAAPAQALVPYVVVPSEQNLEGAGLGIAQAAARLLRIGQAEDAARLAALTVQLIPSDPRGWVLLAEAQLRSNQDKAAAVSLAKARELDPKNAGILFAQGSLALKDGRPSEAAELIRDGLKLDGKNAGAYFDLGNAFILMGKPSDALGAFERASKLRGDFWEAINNQALVLYEQNKDAEAIKRWRRVLEIKPAAEPNLALAAALNSKTPGNPESLELAAKALAEEPNYVLDSWQKEQLWGPKLRSAAARLFTDPALKADVERAQANAGGNDDLGGE is encoded by the coding sequence ATGGCTGCGCGCTGGTTGAAGGTTCTGGCGGCGGCACCGTTGATGCTTTCGGCCCTCAGCGCCGCCCCGGCTCAGGCGCTGGTGCCCTACGTGGTGGTGCCAAGCGAGCAGAACCTCGAGGGGGCTGGCCTCGGCATCGCCCAGGCGGCGGCGCGGCTGCTGCGGATTGGCCAGGCCGAAGACGCAGCCCGGCTCGCGGCCCTCACCGTGCAGCTGATCCCGAGCGACCCCCGCGGCTGGGTGCTGCTAGCGGAAGCGCAGCTGCGCAGCAACCAAGACAAGGCCGCGGCAGTGTCGCTGGCCAAAGCTCGGGAACTCGACCCGAAGAATGCCGGCATCCTGTTTGCCCAAGGCTCCCTGGCCCTTAAGGACGGCCGACCCTCGGAAGCCGCTGAGCTGATCCGCGACGGCCTGAAGCTCGACGGCAAGAACGCCGGTGCGTACTTCGATCTGGGCAACGCCTTCATCCTGATGGGCAAACCCAGTGATGCGCTGGGGGCGTTCGAGCGGGCGTCGAAGCTGCGTGGTGATTTCTGGGAAGCGATCAACAACCAGGCCCTGGTGCTCTACGAGCAGAACAAAGACGCTGAAGCGATCAAGCGCTGGCGGCGGGTGCTGGAGATCAAGCCTGCTGCCGAACCCAACCTGGCCCTGGCCGCAGCCCTGAACAGCAAGACGCCCGGCAATCCCGAAAGCCTGGAGCTGGCGGCCAAGGCCCTGGCTGAAGAGCCCAACTACGTGCTCGACAGCTGGCAGAAGGAGCAACTCTGGGGACCGAAACTGCGCAGCGCCGCAGCGCGGCTGTTCACCGACCCAGCCCTCAAAGCCGATGTGGAACGGGCCCAGGCCAACGCCGGCGGCAACGACGACCTGGGCGGCGAATAA
- a CDS encoding DUF502 domain-containing protein — protein MVQSSPRPEQPLGDRLQQDLKNDLIAGLLVVIPLATTIWLATTVTRFVLAFLTSIPKQLNPFNTLDPILQELINLGLGLLVPLLGILLIGLMARNIVGRWLLEFGEGTLQRIPVAGSVYKTLKQLLETFLRDNSSRFRRVVLVEYPREGLYALGFVTGVLGATLSAGFDQPMLSVFIPTAPNPTTGWYAVVPEASVKDLDLSVEDAFRTIISAGIVNPDERETPASRSFSSLLAQLRAPAYSPLPSNKA, from the coding sequence TTGGTGCAATCCAGTCCCAGACCTGAGCAACCCCTGGGCGATCGCCTCCAGCAGGACCTCAAGAACGACCTGATCGCCGGCCTGCTGGTGGTGATCCCGTTGGCCACCACCATCTGGTTGGCCACCACGGTGACGCGCTTTGTGCTGGCGTTTCTCACCTCGATCCCCAAGCAGCTCAACCCTTTCAACACCCTGGATCCGATCCTCCAGGAGTTGATCAACCTGGGGCTTGGCCTGTTGGTGCCCCTGCTCGGGATCCTGTTGATCGGCCTGATGGCCCGCAACATCGTGGGCCGCTGGTTGCTCGAATTCGGCGAGGGCACGCTGCAGCGCATCCCCGTGGCGGGCAGCGTCTACAAAACCCTCAAGCAACTGCTGGAAACCTTCCTGCGGGATAACTCCAGCCGCTTCCGCCGGGTGGTGTTGGTGGAATATCCCCGCGAGGGCCTCTATGCCCTGGGGTTCGTCACGGGCGTGCTCGGCGCCACCCTCTCCGCCGGCTTTGATCAGCCGATGTTGAGCGTGTTCATTCCAACGGCCCCCAACCCCACCACCGGCTGGTACGCCGTGGTGCCTGAAGCTTCGGTGAAAGACCTCGACCTCTCGGTGGAGGATGCTTTCCGCACGATCATCTCGGCCGGCATCGTCAACCCCGACGAGCGTGAAACCCCCGCCAGCCGCAGCTTCTCCAGCTTGCTGGCCCAGCTCCGGGCCCCGGCCTATTCCCCCCTTCCCTCCAACAAGGCCTGA
- the queG gene encoding tRNA epoxyqueuosine(34) reductase QueG — translation MVDLADTLKQQARQLGFAAVGIASAAGSERLQLRSAALQRWLAAGHQADMAWMADPRRRDVQALLPGVRSVVAVGLPYYVEAERAPGSLKVARYGWGRDYHRVIDGRLRALGRWLESEMPGVGWRACVDSSPLLDKAWAEEAGLGWIGKHSNLISHEHGSWLLIGHLLTTAELPADRPAVPSCGACSACLDACPTAAITEPFVVDARRCIAFHTIENRDPELPEAIAGALEGWVAGCDICQDVCPWNQRALSSSSDPDLQPRAWWLDLRGEEALDWSDAEWDEKLRASALRRIKPAMWRRNIRAASTAPPA, via the coding sequence GTGGTGGATCTCGCTGACACCCTCAAGCAACAGGCAAGGCAGCTGGGCTTTGCAGCGGTGGGGATCGCCTCAGCAGCCGGCAGCGAACGGCTGCAACTGCGGAGCGCGGCACTCCAGCGTTGGCTGGCCGCGGGCCACCAGGCCGACATGGCCTGGATGGCTGACCCGCGTCGCCGCGATGTGCAGGCCTTACTGCCGGGGGTACGCAGCGTGGTGGCCGTGGGACTGCCTTATTACGTGGAGGCGGAGCGCGCTCCGGGCTCCCTGAAGGTGGCCCGCTACGGCTGGGGCCGCGACTACCACCGCGTGATCGATGGGCGGCTACGGGCCCTCGGGCGCTGGCTGGAAAGCGAGATGCCCGGTGTGGGCTGGCGCGCCTGCGTGGACAGCTCACCGCTGCTCGACAAGGCCTGGGCCGAAGAAGCGGGTCTGGGCTGGATCGGCAAACACAGCAACCTGATCAGCCACGAGCACGGCTCCTGGCTGCTGATCGGGCACCTGCTCACCACCGCCGAGCTGCCGGCCGACCGGCCCGCGGTGCCGAGCTGCGGCGCCTGCAGCGCTTGCCTCGACGCCTGTCCTACTGCCGCCATCACCGAACCATTCGTGGTGGATGCCCGCCGCTGCATCGCCTTTCACACGATTGAAAACCGCGATCCCGAGCTGCCCGAGGCGATTGCGGGCGCCTTGGAGGGCTGGGTGGCCGGCTGCGACATCTGCCAGGACGTATGCCCCTGGAATCAGCGCGCGCTGTCCAGCAGCAGTGATCCCGATCTGCAGCCGCGCGCCTGGTGGCTGGACCTACGCGGCGAGGAGGCACTGGACTGGAGCGATGCCGAGTGGGACGAAAAGCTGCGGGCCTCCGCCCTGCGGCGGATCAAACCGGCGATGTGGCGGCGCAACATCCGTGCGGCCAGCACCGCCCCCCCTGCCTAA
- a CDS encoding HpsJ family protein — protein sequence MSSAASGRFGSLFRWLGITLVVLLALQLVAVLAVNGWGEESFRQLLSTTLVTQSPMAFVGMLLMLIGQRLDEPVPGRTPLRWFVAVVSGLLALALLITIPVSISGDRAVSDQANQALLAQRGQLEMAKAQLENPQVLEQVIAQGEQAGQIPATASDAEKKKAAQAFMSRQLDQAEDQLKQAENRRDLAANQRRIGGTGTAVVLLVAFTLLAVVAVL from the coding sequence GTGAGTTCAGCAGCGTCCGGCCGTTTCGGCAGCTTGTTCCGTTGGCTGGGCATCACCCTGGTGGTGTTGCTGGCGCTGCAATTGGTGGCCGTGCTGGCGGTGAACGGCTGGGGCGAGGAGAGCTTCCGCCAGCTGCTCTCCACCACCCTGGTCACCCAGTCGCCCATGGCCTTCGTGGGCATGTTGCTGATGTTGATCGGCCAGCGCCTCGATGAGCCCGTGCCCGGCCGCACGCCCCTGCGCTGGTTTGTGGCGGTGGTGAGTGGCCTGTTGGCGTTGGCCCTGCTGATCACCATCCCCGTGAGCATCAGCGGTGATCGCGCCGTGAGCGATCAGGCCAACCAGGCCCTGTTGGCCCAGCGCGGTCAGCTGGAGATGGCGAAGGCTCAGCTGGAGAACCCCCAGGTGCTCGAGCAGGTGATCGCCCAGGGCGAGCAGGCCGGCCAAATCCCCGCCACCGCTAGCGATGCCGAGAAGAAGAAGGCCGCTCAGGCCTTCATGAGCCGCCAGCTCGATCAGGCTGAAGATCAGCTCAAGCAGGCCGAAAACCGCCGCGATCTGGCGGCCAACCAGCGCCGCATCGGCGGCACCGGCACCGCTGTGGTGTTGCTGGTGGCCTTCACCCTGCTGGCGGTAGTGGCCGTTCTGTGA